One Roseimaritima multifibrata DNA window includes the following coding sequences:
- a CDS encoding glycosyltransferase, translating to MHAPTLPPKEGRPSISLVLPAWNEATVIADAVHEADAALRLVTDCYEIIVVDDGSTDQTAAIVDAIAAQNDSVRLVRHTPNQGYGAAIRSGFAAAEKDLVVFTDADCQFDLTELDRFVLLAERYDIVCGYRIDRKDTALRCLYSKVYNLLVQTLLGTGVRDVDCAFKLFHRDVARGLKITGNGFLVNSEMLVQANQQQRSVVEVGVTHRPRTLGESTVSIRHIPKVLVSLARFWWNEVQFPGVAAGDVTQGLNACQSTPPDASGSIRWPKCLASSTAKYRCLQFALLLVAMVFLFSNLGYPLIDRDETRYAEIPREMIATGNWILPQLNFQTYYDKPPMLYWLCAISYQILGVSETAARVVPALSAFGMIAMTMFFGARIFDRWVGLVSGAVLMLSVGFAFTSRYLLLDGLLSLFVSMSLFSAYEAVRPRHRKSSGPQRLKSVGSRNSIRLTAKLQLGWWLLSAVCIGLAFLTKGPIAIVLWLPPVFAFTWLSDTYVKPRWWHYGVLGGVAAAVAVPWFVAVSRQDPTFLVEFFYTHNVARFAGEFHARPIWYFVPVLLIAGHPWSFLAVPYIRFLFGRTKALSRQRPPAVGFLLLWSAWCFVFFSVSQCKLPTYLLPAAPALALTIGHYLGQVLRDADESSRHFFARFWSARTATATTCLAGVGFVGYAILATPDVSVYVYAWAMFWTSLLVAAVLMINDRYQAKIAWATSAGVMFIFAVMIMHEMVPAYSRSETLFGESSPLAEQLSVDKQPAIATVNHEFSEVPFYLDRRNISHFANVTDSGLSDFVSQNRQCYLIVEEGIASQAIRARLPSGRRLVEVAQRGIARVYQVQGLSGVEPQIAGTQAPVITEVLR from the coding sequence ATGCACGCCCCCACCCTTCCTCCAAAAGAAGGCCGTCCATCGATCTCGCTGGTTTTGCCGGCTTGGAATGAAGCGACCGTGATCGCGGATGCGGTCCATGAAGCTGACGCCGCGTTGCGGCTGGTCACTGACTGTTATGAAATCATTGTCGTCGATGATGGAAGTACCGATCAGACGGCTGCTATTGTCGACGCAATCGCAGCTCAGAATGATTCCGTTCGACTGGTTCGGCATACACCGAATCAAGGTTATGGTGCGGCCATTCGTTCGGGATTCGCTGCGGCGGAAAAAGACTTGGTGGTGTTTACCGATGCCGATTGCCAATTTGATTTAACCGAACTTGATCGTTTTGTGCTGTTGGCCGAACGGTACGACATCGTTTGTGGGTACCGTATCGATCGCAAAGACACCGCACTCCGTTGTTTGTATTCCAAGGTCTACAACCTGCTGGTTCAGACGCTTCTGGGAACCGGAGTGCGCGACGTCGACTGTGCCTTCAAACTGTTTCATCGAGATGTTGCCAGAGGTTTGAAGATCACCGGCAATGGCTTTTTAGTCAATTCCGAGATGTTGGTTCAGGCGAATCAGCAGCAGCGTAGCGTGGTGGAGGTGGGAGTAACCCATCGGCCGCGGACGCTTGGTGAAAGCACCGTATCAATCCGGCATATTCCCAAAGTGTTGGTCTCGTTGGCAAGGTTCTGGTGGAATGAGGTTCAGTTTCCGGGCGTCGCTGCAGGGGATGTCACGCAGGGTTTAAACGCATGCCAAAGCACGCCTCCAGACGCCTCGGGTTCTATTCGCTGGCCGAAGTGTTTGGCAAGTTCCACAGCGAAGTACCGCTGTCTGCAGTTTGCATTGTTGTTGGTGGCTATGGTTTTCCTGTTTTCCAATCTTGGATACCCGCTGATCGACCGTGACGAAACGCGATATGCCGAAATTCCTCGTGAGATGATCGCGACGGGAAACTGGATTTTGCCTCAGTTGAACTTTCAGACTTACTACGACAAACCGCCAATGCTGTATTGGTTGTGCGCGATCAGTTACCAAATCTTGGGCGTCAGCGAGACCGCTGCTCGGGTCGTCCCCGCGTTATCTGCGTTCGGGATGATTGCCATGACCATGTTTTTCGGGGCCCGTATTTTTGATCGCTGGGTTGGCTTGGTTTCCGGTGCCGTTTTGATGTTGTCGGTCGGGTTTGCGTTTACCAGTCGCTACCTATTGCTTGACGGTCTGTTGTCACTTTTTGTTTCGATGTCGTTGTTCTCCGCGTACGAAGCGGTTCGCCCCCGTCATCGCAAGAGTTCCGGTCCCCAACGTTTGAAATCGGTTGGGAGCCGAAATTCGATACGCTTGACTGCCAAGCTTCAGCTTGGCTGGTGGTTGTTGTCGGCGGTCTGCATTGGGTTGGCGTTTTTGACCAAGGGGCCGATCGCGATCGTGCTCTGGTTGCCTCCGGTTTTTGCGTTTACTTGGTTGTCGGACACTTATGTAAAGCCTCGATGGTGGCACTACGGGGTTCTTGGCGGCGTCGCAGCTGCGGTCGCCGTCCCGTGGTTCGTCGCGGTTTCACGCCAAGATCCCACGTTTCTAGTAGAGTTCTTTTACACACACAATGTCGCGAGATTCGCCGGCGAATTTCACGCTCGACCGATTTGGTATTTTGTCCCTGTACTGTTGATCGCCGGACATCCTTGGTCTTTTCTAGCCGTCCCTTACATCCGGTTTTTGTTCGGGCGTACCAAAGCCTTGTCACGGCAGCGTCCGCCTGCGGTCGGGTTCTTGCTGTTATGGAGTGCTTGGTGTTTTGTGTTCTTTTCGGTTTCGCAGTGCAAGCTGCCGACCTATCTGTTGCCTGCAGCACCTGCATTGGCACTGACGATTGGACACTATTTGGGGCAGGTGCTTCGTGACGCGGATGAATCGAGCCGTCATTTCTTTGCTCGCTTCTGGTCTGCACGAACGGCGACGGCAACGACCTGCCTGGCGGGAGTCGGATTTGTTGGGTATGCGATTTTGGCGACGCCCGATGTATCGGTCTATGTTTACGCCTGGGCCATGTTCTGGACTTCACTGTTGGTCGCTGCGGTTCTAATGATCAATGACCGATACCAGGCAAAGATCGCATGGGCAACGTCAGCGGGAGTCATGTTCATATTTGCCGTGATGATCATGCACGAGATGGTGCCTGCTTACAGTCGTTCAGAAACCTTGTTTGGAGAATCCTCGCCTCTTGCTGAACAGTTGTCTGTCGACAAACAGCCTGCGATTGCCACCGTGAATCATGAATTCTCCGAAGTTCCGTTTTACCTTGATCGTCGCAATATCTCGCATTTTGCAAACGTCACCGATAGTGGGCTCTCTGATTTTGTTAGTCAGAATCGGCAGTGCTATTTGATTGTCGAGGAGGGGATCGCGTCGCAAGCGATCCGCGCTCGTCTGCCGTCGGGGCGGAGGTTGGTTGAAGTCGCCCAGCGAGGAATCGCCAGGGTCTATCAGGTTCAAGGATTATCCGGAGTGGAGCCGCAAATCGCAGGGACGCAGGCTCCTGTGATTACGGAGGTGTTACGGTGA
- a CDS encoding DUF5658 family protein: MLPKRPQYRPFLTGTIAAFMIAGWFAGPAFSQGRESSAMRGNFSQTYRFLRGIESDKGYLFIDGTFIEAPYQIEFQTDGFSVNGKNYLAEDFNLQADEVRNPQHRRRPGIRGGRSQESARQTTLSTLASQLQMLRSGVVVLLAKNASPTFTPPGIASFELIELLASDDPDAINNLAFGGLIHSEMNREAWRQAVSGLQISAAFLEHARIQLAEHRALLLSNQQQVTANQWTARLQYPLTIFAFFLVVAALGHLMTNAEQMIAGVNLSTVPSDGLPTIKRTTIVLLTILSLMSLLDLVWTLLAHQSGTMRELNPLGNELVHSPVQLFLFKTMATGTAVGLLYWLRETPLARRATWWSCLVLTLLTARWLTFNSMFA, encoded by the coding sequence GTGCTTCCAAAACGACCTCAATACCGCCCGTTCCTCACTGGTACGATCGCTGCGTTCATGATTGCCGGTTGGTTTGCTGGCCCTGCCTTCTCTCAAGGCAGAGAATCTTCTGCAATGCGAGGGAACTTCTCACAAACCTATCGATTCTTGCGAGGCATTGAGTCCGACAAGGGCTATCTGTTCATCGACGGGACGTTCATCGAAGCTCCCTATCAGATCGAATTCCAAACCGACGGATTCTCCGTAAACGGAAAAAACTACCTAGCGGAGGACTTCAACCTCCAAGCGGATGAGGTGCGCAACCCGCAACACCGGCGACGACCTGGCATCCGTGGCGGGAGGTCCCAGGAATCGGCTCGGCAGACCACCCTCAGCACGCTAGCTAGCCAACTTCAAATGTTGCGGTCCGGAGTCGTCGTTCTGCTAGCAAAGAATGCCAGCCCCACGTTCACGCCTCCAGGGATTGCCAGTTTTGAATTGATTGAACTGCTCGCGAGCGACGACCCTGATGCGATTAACAACCTTGCCTTCGGCGGACTGATTCACTCGGAAATGAATCGCGAAGCTTGGCGACAAGCCGTATCGGGACTTCAGATTTCGGCTGCGTTTTTAGAACATGCTCGAATTCAGCTCGCTGAGCATCGCGCGCTCCTCCTATCGAACCAGCAACAGGTTACAGCCAATCAATGGACTGCACGACTTCAATACCCGCTCACCATTTTTGCGTTTTTTCTTGTGGTGGCCGCACTCGGGCATTTGATGACAAACGCTGAACAGATGATCGCTGGCGTCAATTTGTCGACAGTTCCGTCCGATGGGCTCCCCACAATTAAGCGAACAACCATCGTGCTGTTAACCATCCTGTCACTGATGTCTCTATTGGACCTGGTCTGGACCCTTTTGGCTCACCAAAGTGGGACGATGCGTGAATTGAATCCTCTTGGCAATGAACTGGTTCATTCCCCTGTGCAACTTTTCCTGTTCAAAACGATGGCGACGGGGACCGCTGTCGGGTTGCTGTACTGGCTTCGCGAGACTCCACTAGCGCGACGGGCAACTTGGTGGAGCTGCCTCGTACTGACGCTGTTGACAGCCCGTTGGCTGACGTTCAATTCCATGTTCGCCTAA
- a CDS encoding M56 family metallopeptidase, whose product MDFRFAFEVGATLCLQISVVIALTAALQRWIGDARFGCRLWTICFLSIIALLAVGVLLPHRRLFGGAVDFQRETVLAIVMWQGRLTIALAAVWGAGVLVFLGRRLVRCLQLLRFLKDRCTPVDSPGLLKRLECSSNLPDGLKVLTSPEIQGPFCWQLHRPLIVLPTFLLEEDDTTLRHVMLHELEHLRTRHPMQHFLQGICSMVFWFHPAIRLAGRNAELTREFLCDEVAAKTAGKFGPYLRTLAIVAEHCGRSACTAVPQGTLAFGNQKSALVRRCDRLVALAHNRVPSRQWRSMTAIVVLLLSVVVVQQVWLPTNVMASSRSHWSPWPTWTANVLHQCNIQVRDFELFEERVQLHELIKAND is encoded by the coding sequence ATGGATTTTCGCTTTGCATTTGAAGTGGGCGCTACTTTGTGCTTACAAATATCTGTGGTGATCGCCCTGACCGCTGCGTTGCAGCGATGGATTGGGGACGCCCGTTTTGGTTGCCGGCTGTGGACCATCTGTTTCCTTTCGATCATTGCCTTGCTGGCCGTCGGGGTGTTGCTGCCTCATCGAAGGCTTTTTGGAGGCGCCGTCGATTTTCAGCGAGAGACGGTTCTTGCCATTGTGATGTGGCAGGGACGCCTGACCATCGCTTTGGCTGCGGTCTGGGGCGCAGGAGTGTTGGTCTTTCTGGGGCGGCGTCTAGTGCGTTGTTTGCAGTTGCTTCGTTTTTTGAAGGACCGTTGCACGCCTGTTGATTCGCCTGGATTGCTGAAGCGACTTGAGTGCTCGTCAAATCTGCCGGATGGTTTGAAAGTTCTGACTTCCCCGGAAATACAGGGGCCGTTCTGCTGGCAGTTGCATCGCCCGCTTATCGTCCTCCCGACGTTTTTGCTTGAAGAGGACGACACGACTTTGCGGCATGTGATGCTGCATGAGCTGGAGCACTTGAGAACTCGACATCCCATGCAGCATTTCTTACAAGGTATTTGTTCCATGGTGTTTTGGTTTCACCCCGCGATACGATTAGCGGGACGAAACGCGGAACTGACTCGCGAATTTCTTTGTGACGAAGTCGCCGCAAAAACAGCGGGTAAATTTGGTCCCTATCTGCGCACACTGGCGATCGTCGCCGAACACTGTGGTAGATCAGCCTGTACGGCGGTCCCCCAAGGGACTCTCGCTTTTGGAAATCAAAAAAGTGCTTTGGTGCGTCGTTGTGATCGGCTGGTGGCGTTGGCACACAATCGTGTCCCCTCGCGACAGTGGCGATCGATGACCGCGATAGTCGTGTTACTGCTTAGTGTCGTTGTGGTGCAGCAGGTCTGGTTGCCCACTAATGTCATGGCATCCAGTCGAAGCCATTGGTCGCCGTGGCCGACCTGGACGGCTAACGTTTTGCATCAGTGCAATATTCAAGTCCGCGACTTCGAACTGTTCGAAGAACGTGTGCAATTGCACGAACTGATCAAAGCGAACGACTGA
- a CDS encoding efflux RND transporter permease subunit: MLQKLIEFSLRNRFLIIIGTVLMAGLGVRSALLLPIDAVPDLTNTQVTVITTAGSLPPVEVERQVTYPIEWTMGGLPNVEEVRSISKFGLSVITIVFTEGTDVYFANQQINQRLSAAAASLPEGYGPPELGPMTTALGEILQFEVRSDTKSPMELRSLLEWDIAPKLREIDGVTEINVMGGFYKTFEVRPDPNQLMDHGLTLDELYSRIEAANANAGGGYVIHHDEQRFIRGQALLTGVEDLQNIVIRRSENGSPLLLSDVADVSIAPMPRQGAVSRDGRGEAVTGMVMMRIGENSRDVVSRTKTRIQEVQKTLPADVTLEILYDREELIDRTLHTVLKNLLEGGALVAIVLLITLGSLRAGIIVALAIPLSMLFASNMMLAFGISASLMSLGAIDFGLIVDSSVIMVENCVRRLAQRNGDTDESTSDLNPSDSSIPGDRPPAQKSRLATIRDACMEVRGPTMFGELIIAVVYVPVLLLQGTEGKMFRPMALTVLFALFGSFILSMTLMPALASLSLPKKPHDHDLWPIRMLKKVYLPSVRKAVAWPAVTAIIAACIFAISLPVAMNLGAEFMPRLNEGDLLVEAVRLPSASLEGAEIMAQQVESELLKMPEVKTVFTKTGRPEIANDVMGVHQSDVWVMLNPPATWPTEKTREELISEMEASLTENVPGVSFGFTQPIEMRVDELVAGVKADVAVLLYGDDLETLATKAKQIERTLRTVPGAADVKADIQSTLATLTIRPDRDALARYGIDAQQVMDVVDALGGRPVGEVLEGRARFPIRVRIPEHWREDIHQLEQLPVADAGGKPVPLYELASIKLEQTPPTVEHENGRRRTFVSANVRGRDVASFVADAKAAVAADIKLPPNYELRWGGDFENLQSASRRLALITPIVLVVIFLLLYTSFNSVRLASLIFLCVPIAASGGVFALMLRDMPFSIAAGVGFIALFGVAVLNGLVWVSDAEHHRRAGSKPRDAAYKAADDRLRPVLMTAMVASLGFLPMALSSSDGAELQRPLATVVIGGLITSTLLTCLVIPAIYPWVAAKVTIAPKGDPLED; this comes from the coding sequence ATGTTACAAAAACTAATCGAATTTTCGCTACGAAATCGCTTCTTGATCATCATCGGGACGGTGCTGATGGCCGGCCTGGGCGTGCGAAGCGCTCTGTTATTGCCGATCGATGCCGTTCCCGATTTGACCAACACACAGGTCACCGTGATCACCACGGCAGGTTCCTTGCCACCGGTCGAAGTCGAACGCCAGGTCACCTATCCGATTGAATGGACGATGGGAGGCCTGCCCAACGTCGAAGAGGTACGCAGCATTTCAAAGTTTGGCCTGTCGGTCATCACAATCGTGTTCACCGAAGGGACCGACGTCTATTTTGCCAACCAGCAAATCAACCAACGTCTTTCCGCCGCGGCAGCCAGTCTGCCCGAAGGATACGGTCCACCGGAACTGGGACCGATGACCACCGCACTCGGTGAAATCCTGCAATTCGAAGTCCGCAGCGATACCAAATCACCGATGGAACTTCGTTCTTTGCTGGAATGGGACATCGCTCCCAAACTGCGTGAGATCGATGGCGTTACCGAAATCAACGTGATGGGCGGGTTTTACAAAACCTTTGAAGTTCGCCCCGATCCCAACCAACTGATGGACCACGGGCTGACCCTCGATGAACTGTACAGCCGGATCGAAGCTGCCAACGCAAACGCGGGCGGTGGCTACGTTATCCACCACGACGAACAACGCTTCATTCGCGGACAAGCATTGCTAACCGGAGTCGAAGATTTACAGAACATCGTGATTCGCCGCAGCGAAAACGGTTCACCGCTGTTGCTATCCGATGTGGCAGACGTTTCCATCGCTCCGATGCCACGCCAAGGTGCAGTCAGCCGCGACGGTCGCGGCGAGGCCGTCACGGGGATGGTCATGATGCGTATCGGCGAAAACTCGCGTGATGTGGTCAGCCGCACAAAGACACGTATCCAAGAAGTGCAGAAGACCTTACCCGCCGACGTCACGCTGGAAATCCTTTACGACCGCGAAGAATTGATCGACCGAACCCTCCACACCGTCTTGAAGAACCTGCTAGAGGGTGGCGCATTGGTCGCAATCGTCCTGCTGATCACGCTGGGTAGTTTACGAGCGGGTATCATCGTCGCACTAGCGATTCCACTGTCGATGCTGTTCGCATCTAACATGATGCTTGCGTTTGGAATCTCGGCCAGCTTGATGAGCCTGGGAGCGATTGACTTTGGTTTAATCGTCGATTCGTCAGTGATCATGGTAGAAAACTGCGTGCGTCGATTGGCGCAGCGAAACGGAGACACCGACGAATCGACCTCCGACTTGAACCCATCCGATTCGTCGATCCCTGGCGACCGACCACCTGCTCAAAAGTCCCGCTTAGCGACCATCCGCGACGCTTGTATGGAAGTGCGTGGTCCCACCATGTTCGGTGAATTGATCATCGCGGTTGTCTACGTCCCAGTGCTCTTGCTGCAAGGGACCGAGGGCAAAATGTTCCGACCGATGGCACTAACGGTCCTGTTCGCCTTGTTCGGCTCCTTCATCCTATCGATGACGTTGATGCCGGCTCTCGCCTCTTTATCGCTTCCCAAAAAGCCGCATGACCATGACCTGTGGCCGATTCGGATGCTGAAAAAGGTTTACCTTCCATCGGTCCGGAAAGCGGTCGCCTGGCCCGCAGTCACGGCGATCATCGCTGCCTGTATCTTCGCCATCAGTCTCCCGGTCGCAATGAACCTTGGAGCGGAATTCATGCCGCGTCTAAATGAAGGAGACCTCCTGGTCGAAGCTGTTCGATTGCCGAGTGCCTCGCTTGAAGGTGCTGAAATCATGGCACAACAGGTGGAATCCGAACTTTTGAAAATGCCCGAAGTTAAAACCGTCTTCACAAAAACGGGCCGTCCGGAAATCGCGAACGATGTGATGGGCGTCCACCAAAGCGATGTGTGGGTCATGCTAAACCCACCAGCGACTTGGCCAACGGAGAAGACTCGAGAAGAACTTATTTCCGAAATGGAAGCAAGCCTGACAGAAAACGTTCCAGGCGTTTCCTTCGGATTTACGCAACCGATTGAAATGCGAGTCGATGAACTGGTCGCTGGTGTCAAAGCGGATGTTGCCGTCCTACTGTATGGCGACGACCTGGAAACGCTTGCCACCAAGGCGAAACAGATCGAACGGACACTTCGGACCGTTCCCGGAGCCGCCGACGTCAAAGCCGACATTCAGTCGACATTGGCAACCTTAACAATCCGGCCCGATCGCGATGCGTTGGCTCGCTATGGCATCGACGCCCAACAGGTAATGGACGTGGTCGACGCCTTGGGCGGACGCCCCGTTGGCGAGGTCCTTGAGGGACGCGCACGATTCCCTATCCGTGTTCGCATCCCTGAACACTGGCGAGAGGACATTCACCAGCTGGAGCAATTGCCGGTTGCCGACGCGGGTGGTAAACCGGTTCCGTTATACGAACTGGCCTCGATCAAACTAGAACAGACTCCTCCTACTGTCGAGCACGAGAATGGGCGACGACGCACTTTTGTATCGGCAAACGTACGAGGACGTGACGTCGCGTCATTCGTCGCCGATGCCAAAGCGGCCGTTGCAGCCGATATTAAACTTCCTCCCAATTACGAACTCCGTTGGGGTGGCGATTTCGAGAACCTTCAATCGGCCAGTCGTCGCTTAGCGTTGATCACGCCGATTGTTTTGGTGGTCATTTTCCTATTGCTTTACACGTCGTTTAATTCCGTTCGATTAGCATCGCTAATCTTCTTATGCGTGCCGATCGCAGCAAGTGGCGGTGTCTTCGCGTTGATGCTGCGTGACATGCCGTTCAGCATCGCCGCCGGAGTCGGATTCATCGCCCTGTTCGGCGTCGCAGTCCTGAACGGCCTAGTCTGGGTGAGCGATGCCGAACATCATCGCCGTGCCGGATCGAAACCACGTGATGCCGCTTATAAAGCTGCCGACGATCGACTTCGCCCGGTTCTGATGACCGCAATGGTAGCCAGTTTAGGATTCCTACCGATGGCACTCTCCAGCAGTGACGGAGCGGAATTACAACGGCCTCTTGCGACGGTCGTGATTGGAGGATTGATCACTAGCACCTTGCTAACCTGTCTTGTAATCCCTGCGATTTATCCCTGGGTTGCCGCCAAAGTGACGATCGCCCCCAAAGGCGATCCGCTAGAGGATTGA
- a CDS encoding efflux RND transporter periplasmic adaptor subunit — MKSKHLISAIIALALVCATGWFAWKSLGNGSQKPHTDSVSEAPNDQSAGDPSIATGQLLVRLSEAKQAIAGIQTEPVRQTTLQLTRTLPGRFAYDDAHHVALRTPTDGVLESVLVKTGDSVSVGQPVAVLRSPAIGVARGQILTRQTELDLARKAYYWEADIHDGVSETARLIADGEPVATIKKRLQGKTLGDFGGQLLTAYSKSELAKTIATSIDSVSGTGAVSGRVVQQRQSEVEQTTAALESAIEQSLFQTQQSKAKAEAAVNAAERELQIAKQTLSTLLGATARATSDEDISPNTSEMSRLTITSPLAGTVESKTFSATERVTAQDELFVIADTSRLWVEADIRGRDWDSINVAAGSRVMVTTPSVNVPPQAATLYYVGRQVDPSSGSIPLVATIDNTAGHFRPGLFARVAVPTETIQDAIVIPESALVDLDGQESVFVRQQDNFLPVAVEVGSRSGDQVEIRKGLTVGQTVVVSGVFTLKSERMLVGEE, encoded by the coding sequence ATGAAATCAAAACACTTGATCAGCGCAATCATTGCGCTCGCCCTCGTCTGCGCGACCGGATGGTTTGCGTGGAAATCGCTTGGCAACGGTTCGCAGAAGCCTCACACCGATTCCGTTTCCGAAGCTCCCAACGATCAATCCGCGGGAGATCCGAGCATCGCCACCGGTCAGCTCCTCGTCAGGCTTAGCGAAGCGAAACAGGCCATCGCCGGCATCCAAACCGAACCGGTTCGCCAAACCACTTTGCAGCTGACCCGGACGTTACCGGGCCGATTTGCTTATGACGATGCCCATCACGTTGCACTCCGAACCCCGACTGACGGCGTTCTGGAATCGGTGTTGGTCAAAACCGGGGACTCGGTGTCGGTCGGGCAACCGGTCGCCGTCCTGCGGAGCCCCGCGATCGGAGTGGCGAGAGGCCAGATCCTCACTCGTCAAACGGAACTGGACCTAGCACGCAAAGCCTATTACTGGGAAGCGGATATCCATGACGGCGTCTCGGAAACTGCCAGACTGATCGCCGACGGAGAACCGGTTGCCACGATCAAAAAGCGACTTCAAGGAAAAACGTTGGGTGATTTTGGCGGACAACTGCTTACCGCCTACAGTAAATCCGAATTAGCAAAAACCATTGCCACTTCCATCGACAGCGTCAGTGGGACCGGCGCGGTTAGCGGTCGAGTGGTCCAGCAAAGACAAAGCGAAGTCGAACAAACGACCGCGGCACTCGAATCGGCGATCGAACAATCGCTGTTTCAAACACAACAATCGAAGGCCAAAGCCGAAGCGGCCGTCAACGCGGCCGAGCGGGAACTGCAAATCGCAAAGCAGACGCTCAGCACGCTATTGGGGGCAACCGCCAGAGCGACTAGCGACGAGGACATTTCGCCCAACACTTCCGAAATGTCGCGGTTAACGATCACGTCTCCGCTGGCGGGAACGGTGGAAAGCAAAACGTTTTCTGCCACCGAACGAGTCACCGCACAAGACGAATTGTTTGTGATTGCAGACACCAGCCGTTTATGGGTCGAGGCCGACATTCGCGGTCGCGACTGGGATTCCATCAACGTCGCAGCAGGAAGCCGCGTGATGGTCACCACCCCCTCGGTCAACGTGCCGCCACAAGCCGCAACGCTCTATTACGTTGGTCGTCAAGTCGACCCATCGTCAGGATCGATCCCGTTGGTCGCGACCATCGACAACACCGCCGGCCATTTTCGCCCTGGGTTGTTTGCTCGAGTCGCTGTCCCAACCGAGACCATACAGGATGCGATCGTGATTCCTGAATCGGCCTTGGTGGACCTGGATGGGCAGGAGAGTGTGTTCGTCCGTCAGCAAGATAACTTCCTCCCGGTAGCCGTTGAAGTTGGCTCACGCAGCGGTGATCAAGTCGAAATCCGCAAAGGGCTAACCGTCGGCCAGACCGTCGTCGTCTCGGGCGTTTTCACGCTCAAGAGCGAACGAATGCTCGTAGGGGAGGAGTGA
- a CDS encoding DUF1501 domain-containing protein — protein sequence MNWQPNRYSPSRRAFMVASATGFAGLQFGTPKQAQASEIKPAAKAGKAKSVILFFLCGGASHVDTWDMKPDAPDGYRGPFAPIQTSAPGVRFCEHLPMVSKQAHHMAVINSVGGTVNTNDHHAGYYYNLTGHVPDTTFLTLGNDRRPYSDDWPFMGSVIAAKKATASSLPGAITLPHKPSKAPYTRPGQFAARLGVEFDPLYVSSNREAPLKFHAPALVLSGDITAQQMHSRTQLLSQLDGARREFDKNPARQLWEKHQQRTLDLLLSSAATKVFDVESEPAAVRERYGKSVNAMSLLVARRLVEAEVPFVTVFWKEDTAIKNQCKSAGGWDTHGNNFNCLKDHLLPEFDQAYSALLEDLHQKGLLDETLVIVTSEMGRTPKIGDVRSGGVSGAGRDHWTHCQSVLMAGGGVQGGQVYGSSDRLGAYPEEHPVTPADIAKTAYYATGVNDLRATDSQGRPYNLLDEGEPIKAIF from the coding sequence ATGAACTGGCAGCCAAACCGTTACTCTCCCAGTCGCCGCGCTTTCATGGTTGCTTCAGCGACTGGATTTGCGGGCCTTCAATTTGGAACGCCAAAACAGGCTCAGGCAAGCGAAATCAAGCCTGCAGCAAAAGCAGGCAAAGCGAAGTCGGTCATCCTGTTCTTTCTTTGTGGCGGGGCTTCCCATGTTGACACGTGGGACATGAAACCGGATGCCCCAGACGGATACCGAGGCCCCTTTGCGCCGATCCAAACATCGGCTCCGGGAGTCCGATTCTGCGAACACCTGCCGATGGTTTCCAAACAAGCACATCACATGGCGGTGATTAACTCCGTCGGTGGCACGGTCAACACCAATGACCATCACGCGGGCTACTACTACAACCTTACCGGTCACGTTCCCGATACGACTTTCTTGACGCTCGGAAATGATCGTCGCCCCTATTCCGACGACTGGCCATTCATGGGATCGGTCATCGCGGCAAAGAAAGCGACCGCTTCCAGCCTACCTGGAGCGATCACCCTACCGCATAAACCAAGCAAAGCGCCTTATACTCGACCAGGACAATTTGCGGCTCGATTAGGCGTCGAATTTGATCCGTTGTACGTCAGCAGCAACCGCGAGGCTCCACTTAAGTTCCATGCACCTGCGCTGGTACTCTCGGGAGATATCACCGCCCAACAAATGCATTCCCGCACCCAGTTGCTAAGCCAACTCGATGGCGCCAGACGAGAATTCGACAAAAATCCGGCTAGGCAACTGTGGGAAAAACATCAGCAGCGCACGCTTGATCTTCTGCTTTCCTCTGCAGCGACCAAAGTTTTCGATGTTGAAAGCGAACCGGCTGCCGTACGAGAACGGTACGGCAAATCGGTTAACGCGATGAGCCTGCTGGTGGCCCGACGACTGGTCGAAGCGGAAGTCCCCTTCGTGACCGTTTTCTGGAAAGAGGACACCGCGATTAAAAATCAGTGCAAAAGTGCCGGAGGCTGGGACACCCACGGAAACAACTTCAATTGCCTGAAAGACCACCTACTGCCCGAATTCGACCAGGCCTATTCCGCCTTGTTGGAAGACCTGCATCAGAAAGGTTTGCTTGACGAAACCTTGGTGATTGTCACCAGTGAAATGGGACGGACGCCAAAGATCGGTGACGTCCGATCAGGCGGAGTCAGCGGGGCAGGACGCGATCACTGGACACACTGCCAAAGCGTGTTAATGGCCGGCGGCGGCGTCCAAGGAGGCCAAGTGTACGGTTCAAGTGATCGACTGGGAGCCTATCCCGAGGAACACCCTGTAACCCCCGCCGACATCGCCAAAACCGCCTACTATGCAACGGGAGTCAACGACCTGCGAGCGACCGATTCCCAAGGAAGACCCTACAATTTGCTGGATGAGGGGGAACCGATCAAAGCCATTTTCTAA